In Phaeobacter inhibens DSM 16374, the following proteins share a genomic window:
- a CDS encoding tetratricopeptide repeat protein, which produces MMQDIFGQDTSLTDAAALENWNAVQMGVLSHAAAAPTHLGALLEAAPEFALAQAAKGMFVLLLGRAELMQAAHDAYAAAKAAEDGALPRERHYISALGAWLEGRPSAAIAEMETVLRNHPEDALAMKLSHAIRFILGDSAGMRRSIERVLPAYSPDHAGRGYLLGCHAFSLEETGAYDLADATGRQALWMAPDDAWGLHAVAHVHDMTGNSRAGLDWLTGREEAWAHCNNFRYHVWWHKALMHLDQGQTEQVLALYDHEIRKDKTDDYRDISNATSLLMRLELEGVAIGDRWEELAELCANRTEDGCLIFADLHYLLALVGDDRKLEAGQLVQRIHADARRGASESDARMATPGCGLALGLEAFGEGNYSEAFGYLATGRSSLQLAGGSHAQRDVFERVTIDAGLRAGRLDAVEAILNERRAQRGGAEDSYAQARRALITAGRGAPGARSVPAE; this is translated from the coding sequence ATGATGCAAGATATTTTTGGCCAGGACACCAGCCTGACAGATGCCGCAGCTCTTGAGAACTGGAACGCCGTACAGATGGGGGTTCTGTCGCATGCAGCTGCAGCGCCAACGCATCTCGGCGCCCTGCTGGAAGCCGCTCCTGAGTTTGCACTGGCACAGGCCGCCAAGGGCATGTTCGTACTGCTGCTGGGCCGGGCGGAGCTGATGCAGGCCGCGCACGACGCCTATGCCGCTGCCAAAGCCGCTGAAGATGGCGCCCTCCCGCGTGAACGTCACTACATTTCCGCGCTCGGCGCTTGGCTGGAGGGACGCCCCTCCGCTGCGATTGCCGAGATGGAGACGGTGCTGCGCAACCATCCGGAAGATGCGCTGGCGATGAAATTAAGCCATGCGATCCGCTTTATTCTGGGCGACAGCGCGGGCATGCGTCGGTCTATTGAGCGGGTATTGCCCGCCTACTCACCCGATCATGCCGGGCGGGGCTACCTATTGGGGTGTCATGCCTTCTCACTTGAGGAAACCGGGGCCTATGATCTGGCGGACGCCACCGGGCGGCAGGCGCTCTGGATGGCGCCGGACGATGCCTGGGGACTGCATGCCGTGGCCCATGTGCATGACATGACAGGCAATTCGCGCGCGGGGCTGGACTGGCTCACCGGTCGCGAGGAGGCCTGGGCGCATTGCAACAATTTCCGCTACCATGTCTGGTGGCACAAAGCACTCATGCACTTGGATCAGGGTCAAACCGAACAGGTTCTGGCGCTCTATGATCATGAAATTCGCAAAGACAAAACGGATGATTACCGCGACATCTCCAACGCCACCTCACTGCTGATGCGGCTGGAATTGGAGGGCGTGGCCATTGGCGATCGCTGGGAAGAATTGGCCGAGCTTTGTGCTAACAGAACCGAGGATGGCTGTCTGATCTTTGCTGACCTGCATTATCTGCTGGCGCTGGTTGGTGATGACCGCAAACTTGAGGCCGGCCAGCTGGTGCAACGTATTCATGCCGACGCCCGTCGCGGCGCAAGTGAGAGCGATGCCCGTATGGCGACGCCCGGATGTGGTCTGGCACTGGGGCTGGAGGCGTTTGGCGAAGGCAACTACAGCGAGGCCTTCGGTTATCTGGCGACGGGTCGCAGTTCGCTGCAACTGGCCGGTGGCAGTCATGCCCAGCGGGATGTCTTTGAACGCGTAACCATTGATGCAGGCCTCCGGGCGGGGCGTCTGGATGCGGTGGAGGCCATCCTCAATGAACGGCGGGCCCAGCGAGGCGGCGCTGAAGACAGCTATGCCCAGGCGCGCCGCGCCCTGATTACTGCCGGACGTGGTGCGCCAGGCGCACGAAGCGTCCCGGCAGAGTAA
- a CDS encoding DUF302 domain-containing protein, producing the protein MVQHLQIHLTQHHRISLPSFAAVLILIGFALLQAAAAAAGPLSSRPGWAVHPTTKPYAQLIRDVITATKAQGLVVVTQAGPTKAAAARGITIPGNRVIGVFNNDYAVRILRRSIAAMIEAPIRLYVTEDENGDATLSYKTAQHVFAPYLADGGQELADIAIELDQHLDAIAQNAVQSAP; encoded by the coding sequence ATGGTTCAACATCTGCAAATCCATCTGACCCAGCATCACAGGATATCCCTGCCAAGCTTCGCTGCCGTCTTGATACTGATAGGCTTCGCACTGCTGCAGGCGGCTGCCGCCGCAGCAGGCCCGCTGAGCAGCCGACCCGGCTGGGCTGTGCATCCGACCACCAAGCCTTATGCGCAGCTGATCCGCGACGTGATCACAGCCACCAAGGCGCAAGGCCTGGTGGTCGTCACCCAAGCAGGTCCGACCAAGGCCGCTGCCGCACGCGGCATCACCATTCCCGGCAATAGGGTGATCGGTGTGTTCAACAATGACTACGCTGTTCGGATTCTGCGCCGCTCCATCGCCGCGATGATCGAGGCACCGATCCGTCTTTATGTGACCGAAGATGAAAACGGTGACGCCACCCTGTCTTATAAAACCGCGCAGCATGTCTTTGCCCCCTACCTGGCAGACGGCGGACAAGAGCTCGCAGATATCGCAATAGAGTTGGACCAACATCTTGATGCTATTGCGCAAAACGCTGTGCAATCGGCACCTTGA
- a CDS encoding thiamine pyrophosphate-binding protein, whose protein sequence is MTETNSAAAADPLRAADVLAQRLYAAGCRHAFGMPGGEVLTLVDALTKAGITFHLAKHENSAGFMGEGVYHSDGAPVILVATLGPGALNGVNVVANAHQDRVPMLVLTGCVDAAEAATYTHQVLDHQAVFAPITKATYRLNAEAAGVIADKALRIATQPRNGPVHIDVPISVADAPARPHRPYLAPARATQPQPADLAQARAWLAEADRPLAVVGLDAVAEDAGASLRAFLEHYQIPFVTSYKAKGILPEDHPLCLGGAGLSPLADRHLLPLLREADLILALGYDPIEMRPGWRNAWDCSSQRVIDICAEDNTHYMHAASLTVVAGLAPSLRALTVGAQLADDAPQGNAHWPDGQPEAARDALAAAFAADADWGPAAIIAECQATLPADTLATADSGAHRILLSQMWHCYEPRALIQSSGLCTMGCAVPMAIGRKLAEPQRTVVSFSGDAGFLMVAGELSTAAELGVAPIFVVFVDASLALIDLKQRQRRLDNAGVDFGLHDFAAIGRAFGGNGVRVRDRASLRAALSEAQPAERFTVIAAEFDREAYDGLI, encoded by the coding sequence ATGACTGAGACCAATTCCGCAGCTGCTGCGGACCCACTGCGTGCCGCGGATGTACTGGCACAGCGGCTATATGCGGCGGGATGTCGACACGCCTTTGGCATGCCGGGCGGTGAGGTTCTTACCCTTGTTGATGCGCTGACCAAGGCGGGCATCACCTTTCACCTTGCCAAGCATGAAAACAGCGCCGGCTTCATGGGCGAAGGTGTGTATCACAGCGATGGCGCGCCGGTCATTCTGGTGGCAACACTGGGCCCCGGCGCGCTGAACGGGGTGAATGTGGTGGCCAATGCCCATCAGGACCGCGTCCCGATGCTGGTGCTGACGGGCTGCGTAGATGCGGCTGAAGCTGCGACCTATACCCATCAGGTGCTGGACCATCAGGCGGTGTTCGCCCCAATCACCAAGGCCACCTATCGCCTTAATGCCGAGGCTGCCGGTGTGATTGCTGACAAGGCTCTGCGGATCGCAACCCAGCCACGCAATGGCCCTGTGCATATCGACGTGCCGATTTCTGTCGCCGATGCCCCTGCCCGCCCTCACCGTCCGTACCTCGCGCCTGCCAGAGCCACGCAGCCCCAGCCCGCAGACCTCGCGCAGGCGCGCGCGTGGCTGGCAGAGGCAGACCGCCCCCTTGCGGTGGTCGGTCTCGATGCGGTTGCCGAAGATGCCGGGGCAAGCCTGCGCGCCTTTCTTGAACATTACCAGATCCCTTTTGTGACCAGCTACAAGGCCAAAGGCATCCTGCCAGAGGATCATCCGCTTTGCCTTGGTGGTGCCGGGCTGTCGCCTCTTGCGGATCGCCACCTGCTGCCGCTGCTGCGCGAAGCCGATCTGATCCTGGCGCTGGGGTATGACCCGATTGAAATGCGCCCCGGATGGCGCAATGCGTGGGATTGCAGCAGCCAGCGGGTGATCGACATCTGCGCAGAAGACAACACACATTACATGCACGCCGCCAGCCTGACTGTTGTGGCAGGCCTCGCTCCCAGCCTGCGCGCACTGACCGTCGGCGCGCAGCTTGCTGATGATGCGCCCCAAGGAAACGCGCACTGGCCTGACGGACAGCCGGAAGCGGCCCGCGACGCCCTAGCTGCGGCATTTGCAGCAGATGCCGACTGGGGTCCCGCCGCGATCATCGCAGAATGTCAGGCCACCCTGCCCGCTGACACGCTCGCCACGGCTGACAGCGGCGCACATCGGATTTTGCTTTCGCAGATGTGGCACTGCTATGAACCTCGCGCGCTGATCCAATCCTCGGGCCTTTGTACCATGGGCTGCGCGGTGCCGATGGCCATTGGCCGCAAGCTGGCCGAGCCTCAGCGCACGGTCGTCAGCTTCTCCGGCGATGCCGGTTTCCTCATGGTCGCGGGGGAGTTGTCAACTGCGGCGGAACTGGGTGTGGCGCCGATTTTCGTGGTGTTTGTCGATGCAAGTCTGGCGCTGATAGACCTGAAACAACGCCAGCGCCGACTGGACAACGCCGGTGTTGATTTTGGCCTTCATGATTTTGCCGCTATAGGCCGTGCCTTTGGTGGCAACGGTGTGCGCGTTCGTGACCGCGCCAGCCTGCGTGCCGCCCTGAGTGAGGCACAGCCGGCCGAACGTTTCACCGTTATTGCCGCAGAATTTGACCGGGAGGCCTATGATGGGCTCATCTGA
- a CDS encoding cytochrome c biogenesis CcdA family protein, producing the protein MLEISLFGAFVAGLLSFFTPCVLPMVPFYLSYMGGLSMAELRNEGDIAPGAQRRLVLASVCFAAGVTTVFVLMGMGATALGQLFGQYLDILAYAAAALLLVFGLHFLGVVRIPLLYREARVESSASPATFAGAYMMGLAFGFGWTPCVGPALASILMIASGMGDIWRGGLLLLVYGAAMTAPFVIAALFARPFLGFVARHRAAFAWVEKGMGVMLIVFAVLIATGSVRYIAEAMIRWFPAFASIG; encoded by the coding sequence ATGCTGGAAATTTCCCTGTTTGGGGCTTTTGTTGCCGGGCTTTTGTCCTTCTTCACCCCCTGCGTACTACCGATGGTGCCGTTTTACCTGTCCTATATGGGCGGACTCTCCATGGCTGAGTTGCGCAATGAAGGCGACATTGCGCCGGGGGCGCAGCGTCGGCTGGTGCTGGCGTCGGTCTGTTTTGCCGCTGGCGTGACCACTGTGTTTGTACTGATGGGCATGGGCGCCACTGCGCTGGGGCAGTTGTTCGGGCAGTATCTTGATATCCTTGCCTATGCGGCGGCGGCCCTGCTGCTGGTGTTTGGTCTGCATTTCCTGGGTGTTGTTCGCATTCCGTTGCTCTACCGCGAGGCCCGCGTCGAAAGTAGCGCCTCGCCTGCCACCTTTGCCGGGGCCTACATGATGGGGCTGGCTTTTGGCTTTGGCTGGACCCCTTGTGTGGGGCCTGCCTTGGCCTCGATCCTGATGATTGCTTCCGGGATGGGGGATATCTGGCGTGGTGGGCTGCTGTTGCTGGTCTATGGCGCGGCGATGACTGCACCTTTTGTGATCGCAGCCCTGTTTGCGCGCCCTTTCCTTGGCTTTGTGGCGCGCCACCGGGCGGCCTTCGCCTGGGTAGAGAAGGGGATGGGGGTCATGTTGATCGTTTTTGCGGTGCTGATCGCGACCGGCAGCGTGCGCTATATTGCCGAAGCGATGATCCGCTGGTTTCCGGCTTTTGCGAGCATTGGCTGA
- the soxA gene encoding sulfur oxidation c-type cytochrome SoxA — protein MNNKAITAIAMAMALPVAAFAEADDDTLVVNEEIEMVTKTTAPAHVSDVLDEVMSGWHFRSDETQALQMDDFDNPAMVFVDQAMDTWSKVEGSAEKSCASCHDDVEESMAGVRAVYPKWNEDAGEIRTLAMQINDCRENQMGADKWKYTGGKMAAMEALISVQSRGMPVNVSIDGPAQSTWEQGKELYYTRTGQLELSCANCHEDNYGNMIRADHLSQGQINGFPVYRLKNTKLNTAHARFKGCVRDTRAETYKPGSAEFVALELYVASRGNGLSVEAPSVRN, from the coding sequence ATGAACAATAAGGCAATCACTGCAATTGCCATGGCGATGGCGCTACCTGTCGCGGCTTTTGCCGAGGCAGATGACGACACGCTGGTCGTCAACGAAGAGATTGAAATGGTCACCAAGACCACCGCACCTGCCCATGTTTCTGATGTGCTGGACGAGGTGATGTCTGGCTGGCATTTCCGCTCGGATGAGACGCAGGCGCTGCAGATGGATGATTTTGACAACCCGGCGATGGTGTTTGTCGATCAGGCGATGGACACCTGGTCCAAGGTTGAGGGCAGTGCGGAGAAATCCTGTGCCTCCTGCCATGACGATGTCGAAGAGAGCATGGCAGGTGTCCGCGCGGTCTACCCCAAGTGGAACGAGGACGCAGGCGAGATCCGCACCCTTGCGATGCAGATCAACGACTGCCGTGAGAACCAGATGGGCGCCGATAAGTGGAAATACACCGGCGGCAAAATGGCGGCTATGGAGGCGCTGATTTCAGTGCAATCGCGTGGCATGCCGGTGAATGTCTCCATCGACGGCCCGGCCCAATCCACTTGGGAGCAGGGCAAGGAACTCTACTACACCCGCACTGGCCAGCTGGAACTCTCTTGCGCCAATTGCCATGAGGATAACTATGGCAACATGATCCGTGCCGACCATCTGAGTCAGGGCCAGATCAATGGCTTCCCGGTCTATCGCTTGAAGAACACCAAGCTGAACACGGCCCATGCGCGGTTCAAAGGCTGTGTGCGCGACACCCGTGCAGAGACTTACAAACCGGGTTCGGCTGAGTTCGTGGCTCTGGAGTTGTATGTCGCGTCGCGTGGCAACGGTCTCTCGGTCGAGGCGCCGTCTGTCCGCAACTGA
- the soxZ gene encoding thiosulfate oxidation carrier complex protein SoxZ — protein MASGVKPRVKVPKKATAGEAVTIKTLISHKMESGQRKDKEGNVIPRSIINRFTCEFNGESVVDVTMEPAISTNPYFQFDATVPEAGDFVFTWYDDDGSVYTEQKSIAIG, from the coding sequence ATGGCATCCGGTGTAAAACCCCGCGTCAAAGTCCCCAAGAAAGCAACCGCAGGCGAAGCGGTGACCATCAAGACGCTGATCAGCCACAAAATGGAAAGTGGTCAGCGCAAAGACAAGGAAGGCAATGTCATTCCACGGTCGATCATCAATCGCTTCACCTGCGAATTCAACGGCGAGAGCGTTGTTGATGTGACCATGGAACCCGCCATTTCCACCAACCCGTATTTCCAGTTTGATGCAACCGTCCCCGAAGCGGGCGATTTCGTCTTCACCTGGTATGACGACGACGGGTCGGTCTACACGGAACAAAAGTCGATTGCGATTGGCTGA
- a CDS encoding thioredoxin family protein, protein MKRLWMAVLWLLCAGPVVAVELGDDGLHKTPWMRETFKDLREDLEEANAEGKRLVLFFEQRGCIYCTKMHEEVFPKPEISSYIADNFFVVQLNLYGDVEVTDFDGETLSEKDMARKWGILFTPTMMFLPQEVPEVPAPQAAVSIMPGAFGVGTTLDMFTWVKEERYKLDNGEDFQRYHARRIQERDNGSAD, encoded by the coding sequence ATGAAACGATTGTGGATGGCCGTGCTGTGGCTGCTCTGCGCCGGGCCCGTTGTGGCGGTTGAGCTGGGCGATGATGGCCTGCATAAAACCCCCTGGATGCGTGAGACCTTCAAAGATCTGCGCGAGGATCTGGAGGAGGCCAACGCCGAAGGAAAACGGCTGGTTCTGTTCTTTGAGCAGAGAGGCTGCATCTACTGCACCAAAATGCACGAGGAGGTGTTTCCCAAACCTGAGATCAGCAGCTACATCGCAGACAACTTCTTCGTCGTGCAGCTCAATCTTTATGGGGATGTGGAAGTGACGGATTTCGACGGCGAAACCCTGTCCGAGAAGGATATGGCGCGCAAATGGGGCATCCTGTTTACACCAACCATGATGTTCCTGCCCCAAGAGGTGCCCGAGGTTCCGGCCCCTCAGGCGGCGGTATCCATCATGCCCGGGGCCTTTGGTGTGGGAACCACACTGGACATGTTCACTTGGGTGAAGGAAGAGCGTTATAAGCTTGATAACGGGGAGGATTTTCAGCGGTATCATGCCCGTCGCATCCAAGAGCGCGACAACGGCTCCGCTGATTGA
- the soxY gene encoding thiosulfate oxidation carrier protein SoxY, translated as MEFSRRDTLGLGLGAAALTMLPLRVVAAAEDRIAEFTGGAEMADSGLTLTAPEIAENGNTVPIAVDAPGATAIMILATGNPTPGVATFAFGPLAASQSASTRIRLAGTQDIVAVARMADGSFAKASSTVKVTIGGCGG; from the coding sequence ATGGAGTTCTCACGTCGCGACACACTTGGTCTTGGCCTTGGGGCCGCTGCTCTGACCATGCTGCCCCTGCGTGTCGTTGCTGCAGCCGAGGATCGGATTGCAGAGTTCACCGGTGGTGCGGAAATGGCCGACAGCGGCCTGACCCTGACCGCGCCGGAAATCGCTGAAAACGGCAATACGGTACCGATCGCGGTCGACGCCCCCGGCGCCACTGCCATCATGATCCTGGCGACCGGTAACCCGACGCCGGGCGTGGCGACTTTCGCCTTTGGCCCGCTGGCTGCCAGCCAGTCCGCCTCCACCCGGATCCGTCTTGCAGGTACGCAGGATATCGTAGCGGTGGCTAGGATGGCCGACGGCAGCTTCGCCAAGGCCAGTTCCACCGTCAAGGTGACCATCGGCGGCTGCGGCGGCTAA
- a CDS encoding ArsR/SmtB family transcription factor: MALPQFSADMDPEELDTMVDNATRASNFLKAISHEGRLMILCHLVSGEKSVTELEELLSARQAAVSQQLSRLRLEGLVIPRREGKAIYYRLADDRPRRILEVVYELFCKDG; encoded by the coding sequence ATGGCCCTGCCACAGTTTTCCGCCGATATGGATCCCGAAGAACTCGACACGATGGTGGACAATGCCACCCGTGCTTCGAATTTTCTGAAGGCCATCAGCCATGAGGGGCGCCTGATGATCCTGTGCCATTTGGTATCGGGTGAGAAATCGGTCACAGAATTGGAAGAACTGCTGTCCGCACGGCAGGCCGCTGTATCACAGCAGCTGTCACGCCTGCGCCTCGAAGGTCTGGTCATTCCTCGTCGTGAGGGCAAGGCCATCTACTACCGGCTGGCCGATGACCGCCCGCGCCGCATTCTCGAAGTGGTCTATGAGCTGTTCTGCAAAGACGGCTGA
- a CDS encoding YeeE/YedE family protein, producing MPEALSDLFSDTHLTALLGLFGGVLLGLTARLGRFCTLGAIEDLLYGGSSLRMRMWGMAIGMAILGSFGLIALGWFDPVQSQYLAIRWMPLASITGGLLFGYGMALSGMCGYGAIARLGGGDLRSFVIVLVMGVSTFVALSGPLAPFRNLIFFQDPITDDLPAGIAHHLGDQLGLAITPIGFAIGGAILLFSILGREVREAPAAIGWAALVAIAIVSGWAGSSYIARTGFDAVPVVSHSFSAPLGETIMWTMTGSLRPISFAVGSVSGVWLGAFIGSLIKGHFRWEACDDPRELRRQIIGAAIMGTGAVLAMGCTIGQGLSAFSLLSLSAPVTFLSIFAGAALGLRQLITGFRRAA from the coding sequence ATGCCCGAAGCCCTGTCCGACCTCTTCAGCGACACGCATCTGACCGCCCTTCTGGGGCTGTTTGGTGGCGTGCTTCTGGGGCTGACTGCGCGGCTAGGTCGATTCTGCACGCTGGGCGCGATTGAGGACCTGCTCTATGGCGGCTCATCCCTGCGTATGCGGATGTGGGGCATGGCCATCGGTATGGCGATCCTTGGCAGCTTCGGGCTGATTGCTCTGGGCTGGTTTGATCCGGTGCAGTCGCAATACCTCGCCATCCGCTGGATGCCGCTGGCCTCAATTACGGGCGGGCTGCTCTTTGGCTATGGGATGGCGCTCAGCGGAATGTGTGGATATGGCGCCATTGCACGGCTCGGCGGCGGTGATCTGCGCAGCTTTGTCATTGTTCTTGTGATGGGGGTGTCCACCTTTGTTGCGTTGTCAGGCCCCCTCGCCCCCTTCCGCAACCTGATCTTCTTTCAGGATCCCATCACGGACGACCTGCCTGCGGGAATTGCTCATCATCTGGGCGATCAGCTCGGGCTGGCAATCACGCCCATTGGCTTTGCCATTGGTGGGGCCATCCTGCTGTTTTCCATCTTGGGCCGGGAGGTGCGCGAGGCCCCTGCCGCCATCGGCTGGGCGGCGCTGGTGGCGATTGCCATCGTCAGCGGCTGGGCGGGCAGCAGCTATATCGCGCGCACCGGTTTTGACGCGGTGCCAGTGGTCTCGCATTCGTTTTCCGCACCTCTGGGCGAAACCATCATGTGGACCATGACCGGCAGCCTGCGCCCGATCAGCTTTGCTGTCGGCTCGGTCAGCGGCGTCTGGCTCGGGGCCTTTATCGGTTCGCTGATCAAAGGCCATTTCCGCTGGGAGGCCTGCGATGACCCCCGGGAGTTGCGCCGCCAGATCATCGGTGCCGCAATAATGGGGACAGGCGCCGTGCTGGCCATGGGCTGCACTATTGGCCAGGGGCTGAGCGCATTTTCACTGCTGTCACTGTCGGCGCCGGTGACCTTCCTTTCGATCTTTGCCGGGGCTGCATTGGGGCTGCGCCAGCTGATCACCGGGTTTCGCCGCGCGGCCTGA
- the soxX gene encoding sulfur oxidation c-type cytochrome SoxX: protein MKQISLTLAACLAGTVAFAAEIAPKDVGYDEDGAVAASLSGVAGDAASGALLVGDKSKGNCVACHQVTALPDVPFHGEIGPALDGAGNRWSEAELRGLVANAKMTFDGTMMPAFYKVDGFTRPGDAYTGEAGTEPLPPILTAQEIEDVVAFLATLKED from the coding sequence ATGAAGCAAATATCTCTGACACTGGCAGCCTGTCTGGCCGGGACAGTTGCGTTTGCCGCTGAGATCGCGCCGAAAGACGTCGGCTACGACGAAGATGGCGCCGTTGCCGCATCGCTCAGCGGTGTTGCCGGGGATGCTGCCAGTGGCGCATTGCTGGTTGGCGATAAATCCAAGGGCAATTGCGTGGCCTGCCATCAGGTGACCGCGCTGCCCGATGTGCCATTCCACGGCGAGATCGGCCCTGCGCTTGATGGTGCTGGCAACCGCTGGAGCGAAGCAGAGCTGCGCGGCCTTGTGGCCAATGCCAAGATGACATTCGACGGTACGATGATGCCGGCCTTTTACAAGGTCGACGGCTTCACCCGTCCGGGCGATGCCTACACGGGCGAGGCGGGGACCGAACCGCTGCCGCCCATCTTGACCGCTCAGGAAATCGAAGATGTGGTCGCATTCCTTGCGACCCTGAAAGAAGACTGA
- a CDS encoding CaiB/BaiF CoA transferase family protein: MGSSDPTAEGKLPHGPLTGIKVLDLSRILAGPTCTQMLGDLGASVLKVENPQSGGDDTRQWGPPYVIDAEGQQSDLSAYFMAANRNKRSVEVDISTVEGQQVIRRLAADADILLENFKPGGLAKYGLDYDSLHAEFPHLVYGSISGYGQTGPNAQKPGYDLMAQGYGGIMSLTGEPDGRPIKVGVGIADVMCGMYACVGILAALRHKEQTGEGQQVDIALVDAQIAWLINEGVATLNTGTAPKRRGNEHPSIVPYGLYETSDGHVILAVGNDAQFGRFLSFLALDGLARDPRFATNPARLQNRDALADILVPALRQYSTDAVIAAMEARKVPAGPVQTLDQVFATDQVAAREMTIEMTSAAGPVRLLGNPLKFSRTPVTYRHAPPTCGDSTDLLATAADPFAEESR, from the coding sequence ATGGGCTCATCTGATCCCACCGCAGAGGGTAAACTGCCCCACGGCCCCCTCACAGGTATCAAGGTGCTGGACCTCTCCCGCATTCTGGCCGGGCCAACCTGCACCCAGATGCTGGGGGATCTGGGTGCCAGCGTGCTGAAGGTGGAAAATCCGCAGAGCGGCGGCGATGACACGCGCCAATGGGGACCTCCCTATGTGATCGATGCCGAGGGTCAGCAATCCGATCTCTCGGCCTATTTCATGGCCGCAAACCGCAACAAGCGCTCCGTCGAAGTGGATATCTCCACCGTCGAGGGACAGCAGGTGATCCGCCGCCTCGCCGCCGATGCCGATATCCTGCTGGAGAACTTCAAACCCGGCGGGCTCGCCAAATACGGGCTCGACTACGATAGCCTGCATGCTGAGTTTCCACATCTCGTCTATGGGTCAATTTCAGGTTACGGGCAGACGGGCCCCAACGCGCAGAAGCCCGGCTATGATCTGATGGCGCAGGGCTACGGCGGAATCATGTCGCTGACGGGTGAACCGGACGGGCGGCCGATTAAGGTGGGGGTCGGCATTGCCGATGTCATGTGCGGCATGTACGCCTGCGTCGGCATATTAGCTGCCCTGCGCCACAAGGAACAAACCGGTGAGGGCCAGCAGGTTGATATCGCGCTTGTTGATGCGCAGATCGCCTGGTTGATCAACGAAGGTGTCGCGACGCTCAATACAGGGACAGCCCCGAAACGACGCGGCAATGAACATCCGAGCATCGTGCCGTATGGGCTCTATGAAACCTCCGATGGTCATGTAATTCTGGCGGTGGGCAATGACGCGCAATTTGGCCGGTTCCTGTCCTTTCTCGCGCTTGACGGGCTGGCGCGGGATCCGCGTTTTGCCACCAATCCGGCACGCTTGCAGAACCGCGATGCGCTGGCCGATATTCTGGTGCCCGCCCTGCGCCAATACAGCACCGACGCGGTGATCGCCGCGATGGAGGCCCGCAAGGTACCAGCGGGACCGGTGCAAACACTGGATCAGGTTTTTGCCACTGATCAGGTCGCGGCCCGCGAGATGACAATTGAGATGACCTCTGCCGCCGGGCCTGTCAGGCTGCTGGGCAACCCGCTGAAATTCTCGCGCACGCCGGTCACCTATCGTCACGCGCCACCAACCTGCGGGGACAGCACCGATCTTCTTGCAACCGCAGCGGACCCCTTTGCCGAAGAGAGCCGCTGA